One genomic segment of Chryseobacterium phocaeense includes these proteins:
- a CDS encoding tetratricopeptide repeat protein encodes MEEYFGNELVKKFEEMMENNDEFYFDTEELEDIIVYYLELGDFNYADNAVNYGLKLHPNSLDIKIKRLEILLEWEDYNTAKELIDELKGSSMENTDFLVCYAKYYSNLGNPRKAIDICKKALELKEEENFLHNFIADEFVNLGDPFNALKHYRKALKEDPTDEYSLENCMICFSDLNKSEEAIAFLNEYLDEFAYSETAWFEYGQFYFNRKNFEEAIKGYDYLLAINSKSVGVYANKAACYEALGQYQKAVEVYEEMLELEYTKAFTFYKIGLCYKAQKQSIMALNSFQKSLREDPQFYLAMMEQSYLYEEMGGMKEALHFAKEATQLNDSNLDYQKRLAFLFIDSGKFEESLGCLKKLVDAEPSRFYNWYAYSEVLMLLGEYEEAVTILDKAIKVHDRAELYYQLSNCYFNLRNQEKGTESLQKALSIDSSLATDMQKKYPFIKDEVKKVKAKVKKKNS; translated from the coding sequence TTGGAAGAGTATTTTGGAAATGAACTTGTAAAAAAGTTCGAGGAAATGATGGAAAATAATGATGAATTCTACTTCGATACCGAAGAGCTGGAAGACATTATTGTTTATTATCTGGAGCTGGGAGATTTTAACTACGCAGACAATGCTGTTAATTATGGCCTGAAGCTCCATCCCAATTCACTGGATATCAAAATCAAAAGACTTGAAATCCTGCTGGAATGGGAAGACTATAATACCGCAAAAGAACTCATAGACGAACTCAAAGGTTCATCCATGGAAAACACAGACTTTCTGGTCTGCTATGCGAAGTATTATTCGAACCTGGGAAACCCCAGAAAAGCCATTGACATCTGCAAAAAAGCCCTGGAACTGAAAGAAGAAGAAAACTTCCTTCACAACTTTATTGCGGACGAATTTGTCAACCTGGGAGACCCATTTAACGCTCTTAAACACTACAGAAAAGCCCTGAAAGAAGATCCTACAGACGAATATTCACTGGAAAACTGTATGATATGCTTCAGCGATCTGAATAAGAGCGAGGAGGCTATTGCCTTTCTTAATGAATACCTGGATGAATTTGCCTACTCCGAAACCGCATGGTTTGAGTATGGACAGTTTTATTTCAACAGAAAGAATTTTGAAGAAGCCATCAAAGGATATGACTATCTTTTGGCCATCAATTCAAAATCAGTAGGCGTATATGCCAATAAAGCGGCCTGTTATGAAGCCCTGGGCCAATATCAGAAGGCGGTGGAAGTATATGAGGAAATGCTGGAGCTGGAATATACCAAAGCATTTACATTTTATAAAATAGGATTATGCTATAAAGCGCAGAAACAGTCGATTATGGCACTCAATTCATTCCAGAAATCGCTGCGGGAAGATCCTCAGTTTTATCTGGCCATGATGGAGCAGTCTTATCTGTATGAAGAAATGGGAGGTATGAAAGAGGCCCTGCATTTTGCAAAAGAAGCCACCCAGCTGAATGACAGCAATCTTGACTATCAGAAAAGACTGGCGTTTCTCTTCATAGATTCAGGGAAATTTGAAGAAAGCTTAGGCTGCCTGAAAAAGCTGGTAGATGCTGAACCTTCAAGATTTTATAACTGGTATGCCTACTCGGAAGTATTGATGCTTCTCGGGGAATATGAAGAAGCGGTGACTATTCTGGATAAAGCCATTAAGGTACACGACAGGGCGGAGCTGTATTATCAGCTGAGCAATTGCTATTTTAACCTGAGAAACCAGGAAAAAGGAACCGAATCCCTTCAGAAAGCCTTAAGTATTGATTCATCACTGGCCACAGATATGCAGAAAAAGTATCCGTTCATTAAAGATGAGGTGAAAAAAGTCAAAGCAAAAGTGAAAAAGAAGAATTCTTAA
- the glmM gene encoding phosphoglucosamine mutase, with the protein MSLIKSISGIRGTIGGKVNDNLTPLDVVKFASAFGTWLQNTQNKKNLTLVIGRDARISGEMVSSLVTATLQGLGINVVDLGLSTTPTVEVMVPELNADGGIILTASHNPKQWNALKLLNGKGEFINGEDGAKVLALAESEDFNYAEVDDLGTYETRNDAFDIHIQQILDLPMVDVDAIKAKKFKVVLDAVNSTGGIAIPMLLDKLGCETVKLYCEPNGHFPHNPEPLKEHLGDICELVKKENADLGIVVDPDVDRLALIDEKGEMFGEEYTLVAVADYLLKHKKGAAVSNLSSSRALRDVAQSHGSEYFASAVGEVNVVNLMKEKNVVIGGEGNGGIIYPDLHYGRDSLVGAALFLTHLAKENKTVSELRAGYPEYFMGKKKIELTPEIDVDAILARMEQEYRSEQVSTVDGVKIDFEKNWVHLRKSNTEPIIRIYTEAHSQEEADQLGDDIIAKIKSLI; encoded by the coding sequence ATGTCGTTAATTAAATCAATTTCCGGGATCAGAGGAACTATCGGGGGAAAAGTAAATGATAACCTGACCCCTCTGGATGTGGTGAAATTCGCATCCGCATTTGGAACCTGGCTACAGAATACACAAAATAAAAAGAATTTAACCCTTGTTATAGGAAGAGATGCCAGAATTTCAGGCGAAATGGTATCTTCTCTGGTTACCGCTACTTTACAGGGACTGGGAATTAATGTAGTAGATTTAGGACTTTCCACAACTCCAACCGTGGAAGTGATGGTTCCGGAACTCAACGCAGACGGAGGAATTATCCTTACTGCTTCTCACAATCCAAAACAGTGGAATGCTCTGAAATTATTGAATGGTAAAGGAGAATTTATCAATGGAGAGGACGGGGCAAAAGTATTGGCTCTTGCTGAAAGTGAAGACTTCAACTACGCAGAGGTTGATGATCTTGGAACATATGAAACCAGAAATGACGCATTCGATATTCATATTCAGCAGATTCTTGACCTGCCGATGGTGGATGTGGATGCCATTAAAGCTAAAAAATTTAAAGTGGTTCTGGATGCGGTAAATTCTACAGGAGGAATCGCAATTCCGATGCTTCTGGATAAACTAGGCTGCGAAACCGTAAAATTATACTGTGAACCGAACGGACACTTCCCGCACAACCCTGAGCCTTTAAAAGAGCATCTGGGTGATATCTGTGAACTGGTGAAAAAAGAAAATGCAGACCTGGGAATCGTGGTAGATCCGGATGTGGACAGACTGGCCCTGATTGACGAGAAAGGAGAAATGTTCGGGGAAGAATATACACTGGTTGCCGTGGCAGATTATCTGTTAAAGCATAAAAAAGGAGCGGCAGTTTCCAATCTCTCCTCAAGCCGTGCCCTGAGAGATGTGGCACAGAGCCATGGTTCAGAGTATTTTGCAAGCGCTGTAGGAGAGGTGAATGTGGTAAATTTAATGAAAGAGAAAAATGTAGTGATCGGAGGGGAAGGAAACGGAGGAATCATCTATCCTGACCTTCACTACGGAAGAGATTCTTTAGTAGGGGCTGCCCTGTTTTTAACGCATCTGGCCAAAGAAAACAAAACCGTATCCGAATTAAGAGCCGGATATCCGGAATACTTTATGGGAAAAAAGAAAATAGAACTCACTCCCGAGATTGATGTGGATGCTATTTTAGCCAGAATGGAACAGGAATACCGGAGCGAGCAGGTTTCTACCGTTGATGGAGTGAAAATAGATTTTGAAAAGAACTGGGTCCACCTTAGAAAATCCAATACGGAGCCCATCATCAGGATCTATACCGAAGCCCATTCACAGGAAGAAGCAGATCAGCTTGGAGACGATATCATCGCAAAAATTAAAAGCTTAATCTAA
- a CDS encoding DUF4421 family protein, which translates to MRPKSAIVFLCSLTAVLVKAQTDSAKIKSYADQVMVRVNLDTNIENYIYTEGPEDKPLETIFTINNKTRASFSIDYRIISATLSFTPSFLPGNNDDALKGSSSYTDLRFRFFPKKFIQTVYYKNVKGFYVENMSELYPGWREGIDPYLQFPDLRIQSFGGSTAYVLKDNFSLKSIYTQGEWQKQSRGSWVPILDYDLSIFRDMLNGQKSKETQYSFAGSMGYFYNWVIGAKKRVNIAPNVSLGVGGLFSSSWDISRDGSKMNKENTQYFTFRFTTGLHIGYNTDRILFGGKFNVNATTYNETRNQTVQNNNIYGLLYIGYRFPPPKVVERNYDRVQKKIPIL; encoded by the coding sequence TTGAGACCGAAATCCGCCATCGTCTTTTTGTGTTCTCTTACAGCCGTTCTGGTAAAAGCCCAGACTGATTCCGCCAAAATCAAATCTTACGCAGATCAGGTTATGGTCCGGGTGAATCTGGATACCAATATTGAAAATTATATATATACAGAAGGCCCGGAAGACAAACCACTGGAAACCATTTTTACCATCAACAACAAAACCAGGGCTTCTTTTTCTATAGATTACAGGATCATAAGTGCCACCCTTTCATTTACTCCGAGCTTTCTTCCGGGGAATAATGACGATGCACTGAAGGGCAGCAGTTCTTACACAGACCTGAGATTCCGTTTTTTTCCTAAAAAATTTATCCAGACCGTTTACTACAAAAATGTAAAAGGGTTTTATGTGGAAAATATGAGCGAACTCTATCCGGGCTGGAGAGAGGGAATAGATCCGTATCTTCAGTTTCCTGATCTCAGGATACAAAGTTTCGGTGGATCTACCGCTTATGTGCTGAAAGATAATTTCTCCCTCAAAAGTATTTACACCCAGGGGGAGTGGCAGAAACAAAGCCGGGGAAGTTGGGTGCCAATTTTAGATTATGACCTTTCCATATTCAGGGATATGCTGAACGGACAGAAAAGCAAGGAAACCCAATACAGTTTCGCAGGTAGCATGGGCTATTTTTACAATTGGGTAATTGGTGCCAAAAAGAGAGTAAATATTGCTCCCAATGTATCGCTGGGAGTTGGAGGACTGTTTTCCAGCAGCTGGGATATTAGCAGGGATGGTTCAAAAATGAACAAAGAAAATACTCAGTATTTCACCTTCAGGTTTACAACAGGACTTCACATCGGATATAATACAGACAGGATTCTGTTTGGAGGAAAATTCAACGTCAATGCCACCACCTATAACGAAACAAGAAACCAGACGGTCCAGAATAACAATATCTACGGGCTGCTTTATATAGGCTACCGTTTTCCGCCTCCAAAAGTGGTGGAAAGGAATTATGACAGGGTGCAGAAAAAAATTCCCATATTGTAA